One genomic region from Leifsonia sp. Root1293 encodes:
- a CDS encoding response regulator transcription factor, protein MTESNAGAASAIQVAIVDDHESVVLGLKAACEAAGYDVIYTTARAQDLIDNVLGRPCDVVVLDLSLGDGSSVTDNVKAAQATGAAVLVHSIADRVASVREALAAGAAGVIPKSAPTAMVLAAIATVARGEVLNNLEWASAIDADADFGKAQLGRRERDVLHLYASGLPLKTVALQLGIAHSTAREYLDRVRVKYVEVGRPAPTKVDLLRRAVEDGILPGLEQDSAG, encoded by the coding sequence GTGACGGAGTCGAATGCGGGTGCGGCATCAGCCATCCAGGTGGCCATCGTCGATGATCACGAATCCGTGGTCCTCGGGCTGAAGGCGGCCTGCGAGGCGGCCGGCTACGACGTCATCTACACGACGGCGCGCGCCCAGGACCTCATCGACAACGTGCTCGGTCGGCCGTGCGACGTCGTCGTGCTCGACCTCTCCCTCGGCGACGGCTCGAGCGTGACCGACAACGTCAAGGCCGCGCAGGCGACGGGGGCCGCCGTTCTGGTCCACTCCATCGCCGACAGAGTCGCCAGCGTTCGCGAGGCGCTCGCTGCCGGTGCTGCCGGGGTCATCCCCAAATCGGCCCCGACGGCCATGGTGCTGGCGGCCATAGCCACTGTTGCGAGGGGAGAGGTGCTCAACAACCTCGAGTGGGCGTCAGCCATCGACGCCGACGCCGACTTCGGCAAGGCGCAGCTCGGGCGGCGCGAACGCGACGTCCTGCACCTCTACGCATCCGGCCTGCCGCTCAAGACCGTCGCCCTGCAGCTCGGCATCGCCCACTCAACGGCCAGGGAGTACCTCGACCGCGTCAGGGTGAAGTACGTCGAGGTCGGGCGCCCGGCGCCGACCAAGGTGGACCTGCTGCGCAGGGCGGTCGAGGACGGCATCCTGCCCGGCCTCGAACAGGACTCGGCTGGATGA
- a CDS encoding sensor histidine kinase encodes MTTAPSSRTTERGERLRSALPTTSEPRAALSARRINVALARATAFFGLVFVVQTVPVMLQQLPELIAPWSYIVGATVFGALIAVAVSAWVNRAHRLVFGFFAVVYLLAVLVWPFTVGDPADFAENTPWIWYLVTVATTNAAIAFRLPIAVVYTVVTPLAYGIIRVTPAGGDVGFTRASLDTVYAILLSSAALIIFTSLRQAAEAVDDAQAGALAKYAQAVRQHATDVERVQVDAIVHDSVLTTLLSAAGADRPEQKELAARMARTALEHLEVAADPPVDDEQDVPLDRLARRIRSSATAFSAPFVIRATRVVSRAVPVQAAEALYSASVQAMVNSMQHAGGAATLVRRRLTVTGTTDGCRIVVSDTGQGFDAAEIPQERLGIRVSIIERMLSVGGSARIESSPGAGTTITLQWPADGATDALVTEDDPERASVGRSGVDA; translated from the coding sequence ATGACGACGGCCCCATCGTCCCGCACGACCGAGCGGGGCGAGCGCCTGCGCAGTGCTCTGCCGACCACGTCCGAGCCCCGCGCGGCGCTGAGCGCCCGCCGCATCAACGTCGCCCTCGCCAGGGCCACGGCCTTCTTCGGCCTGGTCTTCGTGGTGCAGACGGTCCCGGTGATGCTGCAGCAGCTCCCGGAACTCATCGCACCATGGTCGTACATCGTCGGCGCCACGGTCTTCGGCGCCCTGATCGCTGTCGCGGTCTCGGCGTGGGTGAACCGCGCCCACCGTCTCGTCTTCGGATTCTTCGCCGTCGTCTACCTGCTGGCCGTGCTCGTCTGGCCGTTCACCGTGGGCGACCCGGCGGACTTCGCGGAGAACACTCCGTGGATCTGGTACCTGGTGACCGTGGCGACGACCAATGCCGCCATCGCCTTCAGGCTGCCCATCGCCGTCGTCTACACCGTGGTCACACCGCTCGCCTACGGGATCATCAGGGTCACCCCAGCCGGCGGCGACGTCGGATTCACGCGGGCGAGCCTCGACACCGTGTACGCCATCCTGCTCAGCTCAGCCGCCCTCATCATCTTCACCTCACTGAGGCAGGCCGCCGAGGCCGTCGACGACGCCCAGGCCGGAGCGCTGGCGAAGTACGCGCAGGCCGTGCGCCAGCACGCCACCGACGTCGAGCGGGTGCAGGTCGATGCCATCGTGCACGACAGCGTGCTCACCACCCTGCTCTCGGCTGCCGGTGCAGACAGGCCAGAACAGAAGGAGCTCGCGGCCCGGATGGCCCGCACGGCGCTCGAGCACCTCGAGGTCGCAGCGGATCCGCCGGTCGACGACGAACAGGACGTGCCCCTCGACAGGCTCGCCCGCCGCATCCGCTCGTCGGCGACGGCATTCTCGGCGCCCTTCGTCATCCGCGCTACCAGGGTCGTCTCCCGTGCTGTTCCCGTTCAGGCGGCAGAGGCGTTGTACTCGGCATCGGTGCAGGCGATGGTCAACAGCATGCAGCACGCGGGCGGTGCGGCCACGCTGGTGCGCCGACGCCTCACCGTGACGGGGACCACCGACGGATGCCGCATCGTGGTGAGCGACACCGGACAGGGCTTCGACGCCGCTGAGATCCCTCAGGAGCGCCTGGGCATCAGGGTCTCGATCATCGAACGGATGCTCAGTGTCGGGGGCAGCGCCCGGATCGAGTCGTCTCCCGGCGCCGGCACGACGATCACCCTGCAGTGGCCGGCGGACGGGGCGACGGATGCCCTCGTCACCGAGGACGACCCGGAGCGAGCATCGGTCGGCCGGAGCGGAGTCGACGCATGA
- a CDS encoding class I SAM-dependent RNA methyltransferase: MAQNPNRTPSAEPSGRRGTAGTRTRSSSAPKTGGGAGTTVELDVTNVAHGGVFVARHEGRVVFVSDTLPGERVLAHVSDDAHSSFWRAETVAVLTPAPQRRDHVWAESSVDRAPGERAGGAEFGHIDQDFQRELKRRVITDSFARMAKIDTDVEVEAIPTAPDAGPDAAATGTGWRTRVRLQVAPDGRVGPFAARSHHVVPVTSLPLATGAIEGIAPLSQRFPGATHVDLIAPSDAVARIVVSEADRRGKPKAPPHAIVHEVVGERRFRLEAGGFWQVHARAAETLSLAVQETIDGDEFDPRAANLDLYGGVGLLAAAVGDRFGSTVRITTVESDARATDHAAENLAEWLGAAAVTARVDRFLRELGEAPAAERRRLEGATVVLDPPRSGAGREVVDSLVALRPRQLVYVACDPVALARDAGLLRERGYELQTLRAFDLFPNTHHVEAVARFMRTS, from the coding sequence ATGGCCCAGAATCCGAACCGCACCCCGTCCGCCGAGCCCTCCGGACGCCGCGGCACTGCCGGGACCAGAACCCGATCGTCATCGGCGCCGAAGACCGGTGGCGGAGCGGGAACCACCGTCGAACTCGACGTCACCAACGTAGCCCACGGCGGGGTCTTCGTCGCCAGGCACGAGGGCCGAGTGGTCTTCGTCAGCGACACCCTGCCCGGCGAGCGCGTCCTGGCGCACGTCAGCGATGACGCGCACTCGAGCTTCTGGCGTGCGGAGACCGTCGCCGTGCTCACGCCGGCCCCGCAGCGTCGGGACCATGTCTGGGCCGAGTCCTCGGTCGACCGGGCACCGGGTGAGAGGGCCGGAGGCGCCGAGTTCGGACACATCGACCAGGACTTCCAGCGCGAGCTCAAGCGCCGCGTCATCACCGATTCCTTCGCACGGATGGCGAAGATCGACACCGACGTCGAGGTGGAGGCCATCCCGACGGCTCCGGATGCCGGCCCCGACGCCGCAGCCACGGGCACGGGCTGGCGAACGCGCGTGCGCCTGCAGGTCGCCCCTGACGGCCGAGTGGGCCCGTTCGCAGCTCGATCGCACCATGTCGTGCCCGTGACGTCGCTGCCCCTGGCGACCGGGGCGATCGAGGGGATCGCGCCGTTGTCGCAGCGTTTCCCGGGTGCGACCCACGTCGACCTCATAGCCCCGAGCGATGCCGTCGCCCGCATCGTCGTCTCCGAGGCCGATCGCCGCGGCAAGCCGAAGGCGCCGCCCCACGCCATCGTGCACGAGGTCGTCGGGGAGCGACGTTTCAGGCTCGAGGCCGGCGGATTCTGGCAGGTCCACGCCCGCGCCGCCGAGACGCTCAGCCTCGCCGTGCAGGAGACCATCGACGGCGACGAGTTCGACCCGCGGGCGGCCAACCTCGACCTCTACGGAGGCGTCGGACTGCTCGCCGCCGCGGTCGGCGATCGCTTCGGGTCCACCGTGCGCATCACGACCGTCGAGAGCGATGCGCGCGCCACGGACCACGCTGCCGAGAATCTCGCCGAGTGGTTGGGCGCCGCCGCCGTCACCGCGCGCGTCGATCGGTTCCTGCGGGAACTCGGCGAGGCCCCTGCCGCAGAGCGTCGCCGGCTCGAGGGCGCCACGGTCGTTCTCGATCCGCCGCGCTCCGGTGCCGGGCGTGAGGTCGTGGACTCGCTGGTCGCGCTGCGGCCGCGGCAACTGGTCTACGTCGCCTGCGATCCCGTCGCCCTGGCCCGGGATGCCGGCCTGCTGCGTGAGCGCGGCTACGAGCTCCAGACGCTGCGCGCCTTCGATCTGTTCCCGAACACGCACCACGTCGAAGCCGTGGCGCGCTTCATGCGCACCTCCTGA